A single genomic interval of Pseudomonas sp. FeN3W harbors:
- a CDS encoding sodium-dependent bicarbonate transport family permease: MGIDPVVLFFVFGLFAGLVKSELKLPPALYETLSIVLLLAIGLHGGVELAEQASAALLGQSLLVLGLGVLLPVLAFILLRGLRFDRVNAAAVAAHYGSVSAGTFAVVVAYLVAREIFFESYMPLFVAILEIPAILVGILLAKGVSRDTDWKELGREIFLGKSIMLLLGGLLIGAVAGKDAIKPLEPLYTSMFKPVLAFFLLEMGLIASGQLGSLKRFGFKLAAFALLMPLIGALIGALLARLMGLSLGGTAMLATLAASASYIAVPAAMRLAVPEANPSLSLTASLGITFPFNILIGIPLYLALAERLIAWGF, from the coding sequence ATGGGGATCGACCCAGTAGTGCTGTTCTTCGTGTTCGGCCTGTTTGCGGGCCTGGTGAAGAGCGAGTTGAAACTGCCGCCGGCGCTCTACGAGACGCTGTCGATCGTCCTGCTGCTGGCGATCGGTTTGCACGGTGGCGTGGAGCTGGCCGAGCAGGCCAGTGCGGCACTTCTGGGCCAGTCGCTGCTGGTGCTGGGGCTGGGCGTGTTGCTGCCGGTGCTGGCCTTCATCCTGTTGCGCGGCCTGCGCTTCGACCGGGTCAACGCGGCGGCGGTGGCGGCGCACTATGGTTCGGTGAGCGCCGGTACCTTCGCCGTGGTGGTGGCCTATCTGGTGGCGCGGGAAATCTTCTTCGAAAGCTACATGCCGCTGTTCGTGGCGATCCTCGAGATCCCGGCGATTCTGGTCGGCATCCTGTTGGCCAAGGGCGTCTCGCGCGATACCGACTGGAAGGAGCTGGGACGCGAGATCTTTCTCGGCAAGAGCATCATGCTGCTGCTCGGCGGCTTGCTGATCGGTGCGGTCGCCGGCAAGGACGCGATCAAGCCGCTCGAACCGCTGTACACCAGCATGTTCAAACCGGTGCTGGCGTTCTTCCTGCTGGAGATGGGGCTGATCGCCTCCGGCCAGCTCGGCTCGCTCAAGCGCTTCGGCTTCAAGCTCGCCGCTTTCGCCTTGCTGATGCCGCTGATCGGTGCGCTGATCGGCGCCCTGCTGGCGCGCCTCATGGGGCTGTCGCTGGGCGGCACGGCGATGCTCGCCACGCTGGCGGCGAGTGCCTCGTACATCGCGGTGCCGGCGGCGATGCGCCTGGCGGTGCCGGAAGCCAATCCGTCGCTGTCGTTGACCGCTTCGCTGGGCATCACCTTTCCGTTCAACATCCTGATCGGCATACCGCTCTACCTGGCCCTGGCCGAGCGGCTGATCGCCTGGGGGTTCTGA